Below is a genomic region from Persicimonas caeni.
GTGGGCGGCTTTTTTGGTTATCCGCTCGGATCTGGTGAACGCCCTCTCATGCGTCATGAAAAGCGCCGCCAGGCGAGCAGGCCCAGGGCCACACCCACGGCCAGCAAGTCGACCGGCGCCGTCGGCTGGCCCGTCGCGGCACACCCCGAATCGTCGCCGCATTCGACCGTCTGCTCGTTGTACTCGGCGCGGACGTCGAGGACGCCTTCTTGCTCGCCGGCGCTCCAGCCCACCGGAAACTCCACGTAGGTATAAGCCTCGTTGTTCTCCGACGCCGGACGCGTAAAGAGCAGCTCACCCTTGTCGCCTGCCTGAAAGACGACCGGCTCGGCGCAGCTCTCCCCACACTCGAGCTCGACGAACTCCACGGCTTGGTCACACTGGTTGTCGATGGTGACCTCGAGAGTCTCACACGACCCCGGATAGACCTTCACACAGTCGGCCAAACCGCCCCGCTCGACCACCGTGTCACAACTCGCAGGCTGTGAGCAGGCAAAGCTGACTGAGGACGCAAGAACGGTGCCCCCGAAAAAGACGACGCCCCCCGCCCACCAACCACGTCGAAACAGTGTCTTGTTCATGCTGGCACCTTTCTAGTCCGATTTCGCCTAGTCTTGTCCGAGTTCGTCACGCGCCCCCAACTATCGCCGCCCCAAATGTCGAGCGGTGCCGGAAGCTCCCCGTCGCTGATTGCGACTGGTTGCAGTGTCTGCTTGCCTTCTCGCGCTGTCAAATCCGGCAAAACTTGGCGGCCAGCCGATCGACTCTCGGTGGGCAGAAACGTGGCCGAAAACGATCCCATATCTAACTGGGCGCGGGTGCCCGGGCCTTGAAACGCATTCACAGTGGTTCTTCGAGTTTCGGTGCGAGGCCATCTTGCCCTCGTCTGCGAGAGCTGGAAGCACTCGCTCCGAAGACGTTTCGGTGCGGGGGCATCTTGCCCTATTTGTTCGGTGCGGGGGCATCTTGCCCTCGTCTGCGAGAGCTGGAAGCACTCGCTCCGAAGACGGTTCGATAGGGGTAGGGACCCCCGGTTCACCGGGCGCCCCTCCCTCCAAACCGTACGTGCGGATTTCCCGCATACGGCTTTCCAGTCAGCGGGTTCCTTTTCGTAAGGACTCGAGTTCCAGCCGTCGGGCTTCGGCCATAAAGAAAAGCCCGTGGTTGGCAAAATAGGCGTTGGGCCATCGCACATTATCGGTGTGATTGGTGTGGCCCGAGATCTTGAGGCGCTTGCGCAGAATGGCGCGCAGTCGCCTACGGATCTTGCCGTCGAGGCTGTCAAACACGTTGAAATAACTGTGCTTGAAATATTCGTACCATCCGCGGACGGTGCGATTGATCGCCTCGATG
It encodes:
- a CDS encoding group II intron maturase-specific domain-containing protein, which encodes MTPRTSGHSLATIIEAINRTVRGWYEYFKHSYFNVFDSLDGKIRRRLRAILRKRLKISGHTNHTDNVRWPNAYFANHGLFFMAEARRLELESLRKGTR